In Ananas comosus cultivar F153 unplaced genomic scaffold, ASM154086v1, whole genome shotgun sequence, the following are encoded in one genomic region:
- the LOC109705200 gene encoding uncharacterized protein LOC109705200, translating into MDVGYLNSEKVVIQGFNQHSQKALGSITLPIRFGKLQTEAKFYVINADTSYKALLGRPWLHKYHIVPSTLHQCLKYIKDGEEYRIDGDIRPFGVHEIRYEDARYFIELEDTEENRSISREQSSKEKKLVDEIKRESTVPYFGSDSDSSNLDEDELCWAMKLLSNNWNTLEVENSSEDEHHFTAYVRADRMIAKASDLVEDTLTILKVPEECHRLIPARQVSVVDHLKTFFVPPKIEDVEGRRTVKRGILFYKSDDKKSTDVIRPEDYDDDIYEDIEIPNYFSASLIKMIHKLGCPTRRSWANHKFFERMWNPPQRRSTLPNGKSSNTRGLGYYRSSTYQDIYTCNVINANADIAEHLVDEQKSLEPKDAPQELEDGGQATVDELLEINLGTEEDPRPTYISALLPEEEQEKLKTLLTEFKDCFAWSYKEMPGLNPEVAVHKLAIDSQAHPVKQAPRRMRVDLEEQIIAETKKLIEAGFIREEKYANWIASIVPVKKKNGQIRICVDFRDLNKACPKDDFPLPITELMIDNTSSCELFSFMDGSSGYNQIKMAPEDEKHTAFRTPIGIYCYKVMPFGLKNAGATYQRAMTRIFDDLLHKTVECYVDDLVVKTKNKENHFQDLTTVFTRLREHQLKMNPLKCAFGVVSGKFLGFIVRHRGVEIDPSKIKAIVEMPPPKNLKQLRSFQGRLAYIRRFISNLSGRVKPFSKLVKKDAPFVWDTECQTAFEGIKEYVMSPPVLAALIHGKPLILYTAALDGSLGALLAQNNEEGKEQALYYLSRMLEGAENSYSQIEKHCLALIFAVKKLRHYMLEHKIYLVSKVNPLKFLMTRPVLTGRLAKWTVILLEFDITYTPQKAVKGQALADFLAAHPVSSGSLLVCDLPDEEVLLVEDEQPYWDMYFDGASSIQPAYSPSIPQVRVGVGLIFVTPERGILRYSLALSEPRTNNEAEYEALIAGLEIAIFMNIQRLHIYGDSQLIINQVTGEYKVHKPELTKYQKRAQELMKEIPNVTLERVSRAVNGKADALARLAKELADPNLDEVHVTIKNRMILSPTDLDLKEESKEIQKANALKIEVEDYWREPYLNYFKHNELPEEKPKQVQLKKRAMRYAFVNDTPYRRSYDQLWLRCISPEETKQVMHEVHSGVCGAHQSGPKIRLKIKRLSYY; encoded by the coding sequence ATGGATGTCGGCTATTTAAACTCAGAAAAAGTCGTAATTCAAGGGTTCAACCAACACAGTCAAAAGGCCCTCGGGTCTATTACCCTCCCGATAAGATTTGGGAAGTTGCAAACTGAGGCAAAATTTTATGTTATCAATGCAGATACTTCCTATAAGGCATTGTTAGGAAGGCCTTGGTTGCATAAATATCACATAGTTCCGTCTACCCTTCATCAGTGcctgaaatatataaaagatgggGAGGAATATAGAATTGATGGTGATATTCGGCCATTTGGAGTTCATGAAATTCGATATGAAGATGCAAGATATTTTATAGAATTAGAAGATACAGAAGAAAATCGTAGCATATCGAGAGAACAATCCTCTAAAGAGAAGAAACTTGTAGACGAAATCAAGAGGGAGTCAACGGTGCCGTATTTCGGAAGTGACTCGGATAGCTCCAATCTCGATGAAGATGAGTTATGTTGGGCTATGAAGCTTCTTTCAAACAATTGGAATACCCTCGAAGTTGAAAACTCGTCAGAAGACGAACATCACTTTACAGCTTATGTCAGGGCTGATAGAATGATTGCAAAAGCCTCTGACCTGGTGGAAGATACATTGACAATTCTCAAGGTTCCTGAAGAATGCCACAGACTTATTCCTGCAAGACAGGTTTCTGTTGTAGACCATTTAAAAACTTTCTTTGTCCCACCAAAGATAGAAGATGTTGAAGGAAGGAGGACAGTAAAAAGAGGAATCCTTTTTTATAAATCAGACGATAAAAAATCCACTGATGTTATCAGACCGGAGGATTATGATGATGATATATACGAGGATATAGAAATCCCGAATTATTTTTCAGCTAGCTTGATAAAGATGATACACAAATTAGGTTGTCCCACAAGGAGGTCTTGGGCCAATCACAAATTCTTCGAACGAATGTGGAATCCACCGCAAAGAAGATCCACACTCCCAAATGGCAAATCTAGCAATACCAGAGGCCTAGGGTATTACAGAAGTTCCACTTATCAAGATATCTATACCTGTAATGTGATCAATGCGAATGCGGATATTGCTGAACATCTGGTCGATGAACAAAAATCTCTTGAACCAAAAGATGCACCTCAGGAGCTTGAAGATGGGGGACAAGCAACTGTAGATGAACTTCTCGAGATAAATTTGGGGACGGAAGAAGACCCCAGACCCACTTATATAAGTGCACTGCTCCCAGAAGAGGAACAAGAGAAGCTAAAGACATTGCTGACAGAGTTTAAAGACTGCTTTGCATGGAGTTATAAAGAAATGCCGGGCCTTAATCCAGAAGTGGCTGTTCACAAGCTAGCTATAGATTCTCAAGCTCATCCAGTCAAACAAGCTCCTAGGAGGATGAGGGTGGATCTGGAAGAGCAAATAATTGCGGAAACCAAAAAGCTCATTGAGGCAGGCTTTATAAGGGAGGAGAAATATGCTAACTGGATCGCTAGTATTGTCCCGGTCAAGAAGAAGAATGGCCAAATTCGTATATGCGTCGATTTTCGGGATTTAAATAAAGCTTGTCCAAAAGATGATTTTCCGCTGCCAATAACGGAACTGATGATTGACAATACCTCGAGTTGCGAGCTATTCTCGTTTATGGATGGTTCCTCAGGATATAATCAAATCAAGATGGCGCCAGAAGACGAGAAACACACTGCATTCAGAACCCCTATTGGAATATATTGTTATAAAGTTATGCCTTTCGGCCTCAAAAATGCCGGAGCTACATATCAGCGGGCAATGACTAGAATATTCGATGATCTACTCCACAAGACAGTGGAGTGCTATGTCGATGATTTGGTTGTGAAAACGAAGAACAAAGAAAATCACTTCCAAGATCTAACCACTGTCTTCACCCGATTGAGAGAACACCAGTTAAAAATGAATCCGCTCAAATGTGCATTCGGAGTCGTCTCTGGCAAATTTTTAGGGTTCATTGTCCGGCATCGGGGAGTAGAAATCGATCCTTCGAAAATCAAAGCTATTGTGGAGATGCCTCCTCCAAAGAATTTAAAACAACTTCGATCCTTTCAGGGAAGATTAGCATATATCAGaagatttatttcaaatctCTCTGGTAGGGTCAAACCTTTCTCCAAACTAGTAAAGAAGGATGCACCATTCGTCTGGGACACAGAATGCCAAACAGCTTTCGAAGGCATAAAAGAGTACGTAATGAGTCCACCAGTACTCGCCGCCCTGATACACGGCAAACCCTTGATATTATACACAGCAGCTCTCGACGGATCACTGGGAGCACTTTTGGCGCAAAATaatgaagaaggaaaagaacaagCTCTATACTACCTCAGCAGGATGTTGGAGGGGGCAGAAAATTCATATTCACAAATAGAAAAGCATTGCTTAGCTCTTATATTTGCTGTCAAGAAGCTGAGGCATTATATGCTCgagcacaaaatttatttagtgTCAAAAGTTAACCCGCTCAAATTTTTAATGACAAGACCCGTTTTAACTGGCAGGCTAGCGAAATGGACAGTTATCCTTCTAGAATTTGATATCACCTACACGCCACAAAAGGCTGTTAAGGGGCAAGCACTCGCTGATTTTTTAGCAGCACATCCAGTATCTAGCGGTTCACTTTTGGTGTGTGATCTACCAGATGAAGAGGTGTTACTTGTTGAGGATGAACAACCATACTGGGACATGTATTTCGATGGAGCATCTTCTATCCAACCTGCATATAGCCCGAGTATTCCGCAAGTAAGGGTGGGTGTTGGTCTAATTTTTGTGACGCCTGAGAGAGGAATCTTGCGATACTCTCTAGCGCTTTCTGAGCCTCGTACAAATAATGAAGCTGAATATGAAGCCTTAATTGCGGGATTAGAAATAGCCATCTTCATGAATATACAACGGCTACACATCTATGGGGACTCTCAACTGATCATTAATCAAGTGACGGGCGAATATAAAGTCCACAAGCCAGAATTAACCAAATATCAAAAAAGGGCGCAAGAACTCATGAAGGAAATACCAAATGTCACACTGGAAAGGGTCTCCCGAGCTGTAAACGGGAAAGCGGATGCCCTAGCTAGATTGGCTAAAGAGCTAGCTGATCCCAATCTTGACGAAGTCCATGTGACTATCAAGAATAGAATGATCTTGTCACCTACGGACTTAGATCTCAAAgaagaatcaaaagaaattcAGAAAGCGAATGCGCTAAAAATTGAAGTGGAAGACTATTGGAGGGAGCCTTACCTTAATTATTTCAAACACAACGAACTTCCTGAAGAAAAGCCAAAACAAGTTCAGTTGAAGAAGAGGGCGATGCGATACGCTTTTGTGAATGATACCCCCTATAGGAGGTCTTATGATCAGCTATGGTTGAGATGTATATCACCAGAGGAAACCAAACAGGTTATGCATGAAGTCCATTCAGGTGTATGCGGTGCACACCAATCCGGCCCCAAAATACGCCTCAAGATTAAACGCTTGAGCTATTATTAA